AAAGCTGAATTGGAAGCATTTTCAAAATACGGCTTGACAAACATTACTGATAAATATCTTCCACAAAAATTAGAACTTGCAAAAAGTTTGTAGCTATTTTATTCTTAATGTAAGTACGCCGTTTCTATATTTGAAATCCTGAATTTGCATTTCATTTGATCCTGTTATTGGAACTTCTTTTGAAAATCCTCCAGAACCGCGAATATACAATACACCATCAATTAGTCTAACTGATATCTTGTCTTCTGGACCAGGAACTTCTGATACAAACACAAAATCTGCATCTCCTTTGATCAAATCATAGACCCAATTTTTAGTCTCTTGTTCCCTAGCATTGTATGCTGGTTTTTGATCCTTGGTCATTTTCTTTAGAACATGAATCCAATAAAACATTGTAATTGCAGCAGCTCCAATTAGGATAAAACTAACAAAACCTGAGCCTGCTCTTTGGGTCATTATGTAAATAATTCCTAGAAACAAAATTACCATTATTGGAATTACAAAGTTTAACGATTGTTCATTTGAATATGTTCCCTTATAAGTTGCCAAGTAACTCAATTTGACTCTGACCAAATATAAAGTATCTTTGGTTTTTATTACCATTTTTTGAAAATTGTTTAATGTCTAGTGATAATAAAACCAGTAAACTAACTATGAAAGAGATTTTTCTTAAAGGCTCAATTATTGCTGTAATTGTTACTGTTCCATCAATTACAACTTTTGCGATATCTTGGTTTGTTCTTGATAATTTGATGCAAGCTGCAATAATAGGTGGTGTAATTCACTTTATTGCTATGGGATTCTCACTAAAAATATCAAAGAAACTATTGGTAAAACGGGAATTAAAATAATTCTTTATTTGCGTAGGTTTTATTTTAAAAATGATGGAAATT
The DNA window shown above is from Nitrosarchaeum sp. and carries:
- a CDS encoding Hsp20/alpha crystallin family protein, which encodes MATYKGTYSNEQSLNFVIPIMVILFLGIIYIMTQRAGSGFVSFILIGAAAITMFYWIHVLKKMTKDQKPAYNAREQETKNWVYDLIKGDADFVFVSEVPGPEDKISVRLIDGVLYIRGSGGFSKEVPITGSNEMQIQDFKYRNGVLTLRIK